A single genomic interval of Syntrophobotulus glycolicus DSM 8271 harbors:
- a CDS encoding MazG-like family protein gives MNEKASKTITLPRLNRLKPSLESTALKIMEESGELAQAIGKFRGLSGEKLTVEEAEAMQLVAMELMDVAQTAVTMMFVLEEQYRIDLEAIIEAHLTKLRNKGYCD, from the coding sequence ATGAACGAAAAAGCATCCAAAACAATCACTTTGCCGCGCCTGAACAGGCTCAAGCCTTCTTTAGAAAGCACAGCCCTGAAGATTATGGAGGAATCCGGGGAATTGGCCCAGGCGATCGGTAAATTCAGGGGGTTAAGCGGAGAAAAGCTGACGGTAGAGGAAGCCGAAGCTATGCAGCTCGTCGCCATGGAACTGATGGATGTGGCCCAGACAGCGGTGACCATGATGTTTGTGCTGGAGGAACAGTACAGGATTGATCTGGAGGCCATTATTGAGGCCCACCTGACAAAGCTTCGGAATAAAGGCTATTGTGACTAA
- a CDS encoding YerC/YecD family TrpR-related protein: MKDIFILKEERTVSLDERLKDGLNDALFDAILLLQTKDECYRFFHDLATVAEIRALAQRLEVAKMLQENVTYSRIAEVTGASSATISRVKRYLTLGADGYTMILERLGEKEKSSGKTGQERKE; this comes from the coding sequence ATGAAAGATATCTTTATTCTCAAGGAGGAAAGGACTGTGAGTCTGGACGAACGATTAAAGGACGGGCTTAATGATGCCTTGTTCGATGCGATTCTCCTTCTTCAAACCAAGGATGAGTGTTACAGGTTTTTTCATGACTTGGCGACAGTGGCCGAAATCCGGGCTCTCGCCCAGCGGCTGGAGGTAGCCAAGATGCTGCAGGAAAATGTGACTTATTCCAGAATCGCTGAGGTTACCGGAGCCAGCTCGGCCACAATCAGCAGGGTAAAAAGGTATCTGACTCTGGGAGCGGACGGTTATACCATGATTCTGGAAAGGCTGGGCGAGAAAGAAAAGAGCTCCGGAAAGACCGGACAGGAAAGAAAAGAGTAA
- the hisF gene encoding imidazole glycerol phosphate synthase subunit HisF — MLAKRIIPCLDVHEGRVVKGTNFVQLRDAGDPVELAALYDAEGADELVFLDITASSDGRKTMVDVVHRTAEQVFIPFTIGGGLRSIEDIRTMLRAGADKVSLNTSAVQDPELISRGAHAFGSQCIVVAIDARRTGDGRWEVYTHGGRTPTGIDVLEWAQKAEELGAGEILLTSMDRDGTKEGYDNELNKAVSRAVSLPLIASGGVGGLEHLSDGLTKGEADAVLAASIFHYREYSIQEAKEYLRARGIAVRR, encoded by the coding sequence ATGCTGGCTAAAAGGATTATTCCCTGTCTTGATGTGCATGAGGGCAGGGTCGTGAAGGGTACGAATTTTGTTCAGCTGCGGGATGCCGGGGACCCTGTGGAGCTGGCGGCCCTCTATGATGCGGAAGGCGCGGATGAGCTGGTTTTCCTGGATATCACCGCCTCTTCTGACGGCAGAAAAACCATGGTGGATGTGGTGCACAGGACAGCTGAGCAGGTCTTTATCCCCTTCACGATTGGGGGGGGGCTGCGCAGTATTGAAGATATTCGGACGATGCTCCGGGCCGGAGCCGACAAGGTATCCCTGAATACCTCGGCTGTGCAGGACCCGGAATTGATCAGCCGGGGAGCGCATGCTTTCGGCAGTCAGTGTATTGTGGTGGCCATTGATGCCCGCAGAACAGGGGACGGCAGGTGGGAGGTCTACACTCACGGCGGGAGGACGCCTACCGGGATCGATGTGCTGGAATGGGCCCAAAAAGCCGAAGAACTGGGAGCCGGGGAGATTTTGCTGACCTCTATGGACAGGGACGGCACCAAAGAAGGCTATGATAATGAACTGAACAAAGCGGTCAGCCGGGCCGTATCCCTGCCGCTGATCGCCAGCGGCGGAGTGGGCGGTCTGGAGCATCTCAGTGACGGCTTGACCAAGGGTGAGGCCGACGCGGTCCTGGCGGCATCTATTTTTCACTACCGGGAATATTCCATTCAGGAAGCCAAGGAGTATCTCCGGGCCCGGGGGATTGCGGTAAGAAGGTAG
- the hisIE gene encoding bifunctional phosphoribosyl-AMP cyclohydrolase/phosphoribosyl-ATP diphosphatase HisIE, with product MEQSDLEKVVSAVKWNSDGLVPAIAQDVETGEVLMLAYMNEEALVRTLRDKLACYYSRSRQSLWVKGETSGHYQHVLDIKLDCDRDAVLLLIRQDGAACHEGDYSCFHYGPTGEKTGTNPEKPALPLGRTLEFLAELIQKRRHELPEGSYTTYLFTKGIDKILKKVGEECAEVIIAAKNNSGDELRYETADLLYHLLVLLAERGVTLDEISAELEKRKK from the coding sequence ATGGAACAATCTGACCTGGAAAAGGTCGTCAGTGCGGTAAAGTGGAACAGTGACGGATTGGTTCCGGCAATTGCCCAGGATGTTGAAACAGGCGAGGTTTTGATGCTGGCCTATATGAATGAGGAAGCACTGGTCAGGACCCTGCGGGACAAGCTGGCCTGTTATTACAGCAGGAGCAGACAGTCTTTGTGGGTCAAGGGAGAGACTTCCGGGCATTACCAGCATGTTTTGGACATCAAGCTGGATTGTGACCGGGATGCGGTGCTTCTGCTGATCCGGCAGGACGGAGCGGCCTGTCATGAAGGAGATTATTCCTGTTTCCATTACGGACCGACAGGGGAAAAGACCGGCACAAATCCTGAAAAACCAGCCCTGCCTCTGGGGAGGACTTTGGAATTTCTTGCCGAATTAATTCAAAAGAGGCGTCACGAGCTTCCCGAGGGATCTTATACGACCTATCTTTTCACCAAGGGAATAGATAAAATCCTGAAGAAGGTCGGCGAAGAGTGTGCGGAAGTGATTATTGCGGCCAAAAACAATTCCGGGGATGAGTTGAGGTACGAAACCGCGGATTTGCTTTACCATTTGCTGGTCTTGCTTGCGGAACGGGGAGTGACGCTGGACGAGATATCTGCGGAACTGGAAAAGAGAAAGAAGTAA
- the hisH gene encoding imidazole glycerol phosphate synthase subunit HisH — protein MIGIVDYGRGNLRSVEKALEKLGFEAGILRSPDELKKTDGLILPGVGAFADAMEALNREGWVQPLRDYAGSGRPFLGICLGMQLLFEMGEEHGEHPGLGLLPGRVVKFPAGLKIPHMGWNTLRLVRESPLTAGIPDNSYFYFVHSYYAQADEDCIAGVSEYGITFPAFTGRDNIWGAQFHPEKSSPWGLVMLKNFGKWVGEHEHISGN, from the coding sequence ATGATTGGAATAGTCGATTATGGCCGGGGAAACCTGCGCAGTGTGGAAAAAGCCCTGGAAAAGCTGGGCTTTGAGGCCGGAATTTTACGGTCTCCGGATGAGCTGAAGAAGACAGATGGATTGATTCTTCCCGGAGTCGGCGCTTTTGCTGATGCGATGGAGGCGTTGAACCGGGAGGGCTGGGTTCAGCCTTTAAGGGACTATGCGGGGTCAGGCAGGCCTTTTCTGGGGATCTGCCTGGGTATGCAGCTTTTATTCGAGATGGGTGAAGAGCACGGGGAACATCCCGGTTTAGGGCTGCTGCCGGGCCGGGTAGTAAAGTTTCCCGCAGGCTTAAAGATTCCCCATATGGGCTGGAATACGCTGCGTTTGGTCAGGGAAAGCCCGCTGACCGCAGGGATTCCGGACAATTCCTATTTTTATTTTGTCCATTCCTACTACGCGCAGGCAGATGAGGACTGTATTGCCGGGGTCAGTGAATATGGGATCACCTTTCCGGCGTTTACCGGCAGGGACAATATCTGGGGGGCCCAGTTTCATCCGGAGAAATCCAGTCCCTGGGGTCTTGTGATGTTAAAGAATTTTGGAAAGTGGGTTGGGGAGCATGAACATATATCCGGCAATTGA
- a CDS encoding 6-phosphofructokinase has product MSEKIAVLTGGGDCPGLNAVIRAVVRSAHHKGLAVVGVRDGFKGAVEGDFFPLGLKDVSGLLPRGGTILGTTNRDNPFSYFIEENGKKVQKDCSGQILKNFSDRGIDSLIAIGGDGSLAIASQLTEQGLRVIGVPKTIDNDLRATDLTFGFQTAVETARDALDKLHTTAESHHRVMILEVMGRYAGWIALYAGIAGGADIILLPEIPYDLARVVQAIQDRVANHKKFSIIVAAEGARSQTGEMVIERRQEDRPDPIRLGGIGAKVAGDLESLIDLETRVTVLGHLQRGGSPNAFDRILATRYGAAAVQAVLEKKFNTMVALKGQEITTVPLKEAIRELKRVDADNQVLLAARQIGIKFGD; this is encoded by the coding sequence ATGAGTGAGAAGATCGCCGTACTGACCGGAGGGGGAGATTGCCCGGGTCTGAACGCTGTGATCCGGGCGGTAGTCCGGTCCGCGCATCACAAGGGCCTGGCTGTGGTCGGGGTCAGGGATGGCTTTAAAGGAGCAGTGGAGGGGGATTTTTTTCCGCTCGGGCTGAAAGATGTATCCGGTCTTTTGCCGCGCGGGGGAACGATTCTTGGCACGACCAACCGGGACAATCCATTTTCTTATTTCATAGAGGAAAACGGTAAAAAGGTCCAGAAAGACTGCTCCGGCCAGATTCTGAAAAATTTCTCCGACCGGGGGATCGACAGTCTGATCGCGATCGGGGGCGATGGCAGCTTAGCGATCGCCTCCCAGCTGACGGAACAGGGACTCCGGGTCATCGGGGTTCCCAAAACCATCGACAATGATCTTCGGGCAACGGATTTAACCTTTGGTTTTCAGACAGCGGTGGAGACGGCCCGGGACGCTTTGGACAAGCTGCATACAACGGCGGAATCCCACCACAGGGTCATGATCCTGGAGGTCATGGGACGCTATGCGGGATGGATCGCCCTTTACGCCGGAATAGCGGGCGGGGCGGACATTATTCTGCTTCCTGAAATCCCTTATGATTTGGCAAGGGTGGTGCAGGCTATACAAGACCGGGTGGCAAACCATAAAAAATTCAGTATTATTGTCGCTGCTGAAGGGGCGAGGTCACAAACCGGGGAAATGGTTATTGAACGCAGGCAGGAAGACCGCCCGGACCCGATCAGGCTGGGCGGTATCGGAGCTAAAGTCGCGGGCGATCTGGAATCTCTGATTGACCTGGAGACAAGAGTGACTGTACTGGGCCACCTGCAGAGGGGAGGTTCTCCCAATGCGTTTGACCGAATCCTGGCTACCCGTTATGGTGCGGCTGCGGTGCAGGCGGTGCTGGAGAAAAAGTTCAATACCATGGTGGCCTTAAAAGGGCAGGAGATCACAACTGTTCCTTTAAAAGAGGCGATCAGGGAGCTGAAGCGGGTGGACGCGGACAATCAGGTTCTCCTGGCAGCCCGGCAAATCGGGATCAAATTCGGGGACTGA
- the hisA gene encoding 1-(5-phosphoribosyl)-5-[(5-phosphoribosylamino)methylideneamino]imidazole-4-carboxamide isomerase has product MNIYPAIDLKEGKVVRLLQGMMDKATVYSDDPVRQAQSFVRDGARFLHVVDLDGAFSGRPENDKMIRAIVNSVPLKVQVGGGIRTSGRIEELLSLGVSRVILGTAAARNPEFAAEAVKQYGADQVIVGLDARNGKVAVQGWAESTELNAEEFALRLHDSGVSTVVYTDIAKDGMLAGPNLPASVKLAESSGLQVIVSGGVSSLADIRAIKAEADKGRGIDGAIVGKAIYDGALALKDVLAVTRGEEDAG; this is encoded by the coding sequence ATGAACATATATCCGGCAATTGACCTGAAGGAGGGGAAAGTTGTCCGTCTTCTTCAGGGAATGATGGATAAGGCGACCGTCTATTCGGATGATCCTGTCCGCCAGGCCCAGTCTTTTGTCCGGGACGGGGCCCGGTTTTTGCATGTGGTCGATCTGGACGGGGCGTTTTCCGGCAGACCGGAAAATGACAAGATGATCAGGGCTATTGTGAACAGTGTGCCGCTGAAGGTCCAGGTGGGAGGCGGAATCAGGACAAGCGGGCGGATCGAGGAATTGCTGTCTCTGGGTGTCAGCAGGGTGATCCTGGGAACCGCGGCGGCCCGCAATCCGGAATTTGCGGCGGAAGCGGTGAAACAATACGGTGCGGATCAGGTGATAGTGGGGCTTGATGCCCGCAATGGCAAGGTTGCGGTGCAGGGATGGGCGGAAAGCACGGAACTGAATGCGGAGGAATTTGCGCTCAGGCTGCATGACAGTGGGGTGTCCACTGTGGTATATACGGACATTGCCAAAGACGGTATGCTGGCAGGGCCTAATCTCCCGGCTTCGGTAAAACTGGCCGAAAGCTCCGGCTTGCAGGTCATCGTATCCGGGGGGGTTTCTTCTCTTGCTGATATCCGGGCCATTAAGGCGGAAGCGGATAAGGGCAGGGGAATCGATGGAGCGATTGTCGGAAAGGCCATCTATGACGGGGCTTTGGCCCTGAAGGATGTTCTGGCCGTTACACGGGGGGAAGAAGATGCTGGCTAA
- the hisD gene encoding histidinol dehydrogenase yields MKTILEYEKIDVRSLTQKSYGDDQKLEGTVAGILSEVKRDGDKALAELTLKFDGVDLAQSGLRVKQTEIDEAYTLVSEDYIAAVRRARDNVRAYHEKQKRNSWFSTAEDGSILGQMIRPLQRVGIYVPGGTAAYPSSVLMNAVPAVVAGVEEIVMVSPPLKNGGLLPEVLVAAAECGVAEIYKIGGAQAVAALAFGTQSVAKVDKITGPGNIFVTLAKKQVYGQVDIDMLAGPSEIVILADGGASPRELAADLLSQAEHDRLASAILISPDRSLLEETSLEVEKQLGLLPRQEMARASWEGYGALISAPDLEKGMELVNLIAPEHFELCVEEPFAWLGRVKNAGAVFLGRYTPEPVGDYFAGPNHVLPTGGTARFYSVLDVDAFVKKISVVNYSEQALRRDAEQIMLLARREGLEAHARAIEVRVK; encoded by the coding sequence ATGAAAACTATTTTAGAATACGAAAAGATTGATGTGAGAAGCCTGACTCAAAAATCTTATGGTGACGATCAGAAGCTGGAAGGCACGGTAGCCGGTATTCTCAGTGAAGTCAAACGGGATGGGGACAAGGCTCTCGCTGAGCTGACCCTGAAATTTGACGGCGTCGATCTTGCTCAATCAGGTCTCAGGGTAAAGCAAACGGAGATCGATGAGGCCTATACTCTGGTTTCGGAGGACTATATTGCCGCTGTTCGCCGGGCCCGGGACAATGTGCGGGCTTATCACGAAAAACAAAAACGCAATTCCTGGTTTTCCACGGCGGAGGACGGCAGTATTTTAGGTCAGATGATCCGGCCCCTGCAGAGAGTGGGCATTTATGTTCCGGGGGGGACGGCGGCCTATCCTTCTTCCGTTTTGATGAATGCTGTTCCGGCCGTGGTGGCCGGAGTGGAAGAGATTGTGATGGTTTCTCCCCCCCTGAAAAATGGCGGGCTCCTGCCGGAGGTCCTGGTAGCGGCAGCCGAATGCGGGGTGGCGGAGATCTATAAAATAGGGGGAGCTCAGGCAGTGGCCGCCCTGGCTTTCGGAACGCAGTCTGTGGCCAAGGTGGACAAAATTACCGGTCCGGGCAATATCTTTGTCACCTTAGCCAAAAAACAGGTTTACGGCCAGGTGGATATTGACATGCTGGCCGGACCGAGTGAGATTGTTATTCTGGCCGATGGCGGCGCTTCGCCGCGGGAGCTGGCGGCCGATCTTCTTTCACAGGCCGAGCATGACCGGCTGGCTTCGGCCATCCTGATCTCCCCGGACAGAAGCCTGTTGGAAGAAACTTCGCTGGAAGTGGAAAAGCAGCTGGGCCTTCTGCCGCGCCAGGAGATGGCCCGGGCTTCCTGGGAGGGATATGGGGCCTTGATTTCAGCGCCTGATCTGGAGAAGGGGATGGAGCTGGTGAATCTGATTGCGCCGGAACACTTTGAGCTCTGTGTGGAGGAGCCGTTTGCCTGGCTGGGCAGGGTAAAAAACGCCGGGGCCGTATTCTTAGGCAGATACACTCCCGAGCCTGTGGGGGATTATTTTGCGGGACCCAATCATGTTTTGCCCACGGGCGGTACGGCCCGCTTTTATTCGGTGCTGGATGTGGATGCTTTTGTCAAGAAAATCAGTGTGGTGAACTATTCGGAACAGGCCCTGAGGCGTGATGCCGAACAAATCATGCTCCTGGCCAGAAGGGAAGGGCTGGAGGCGCACGCCCGGGCAATCGAGGTGAGGGTAAAATGA
- the hisB gene encoding imidazoleglycerol-phosphate dehydratase HisB: MRSGKIERKTLETEVNVELDLDGQGKTSLNTGIGFFDHMLDSFCRFARFDLNLWVQGDLRVDQHHTVEDCGIVMGQAFVRAIGDRKGIERVGDCLFPMDEALVQAAVDISNRGFLAWQVDLADGMVGDFPVEVAEEFFRAFAVNAGLTVHIRLLAGKNRHHVLEAVFKAFGRALGLAAGKNRFDQDVPSTKGVL; this comes from the coding sequence ATGCGCAGCGGAAAAATTGAAAGAAAGACACTGGAGACAGAAGTAAACGTTGAGTTGGACCTGGATGGTCAGGGCAAGACTTCTCTGAACACAGGAATCGGTTTTTTTGATCATATGCTGGATTCTTTCTGCCGGTTTGCCCGCTTTGATTTGAACCTTTGGGTGCAAGGGGATTTGCGGGTTGACCAGCACCACACGGTTGAGGATTGCGGGATTGTCATGGGACAGGCTTTTGTCCGGGCCATAGGAGACAGAAAAGGAATCGAAAGGGTCGGGGACTGCTTATTTCCGATGGATGAAGCTTTGGTCCAGGCCGCGGTGGATATTTCCAACAGGGGATTTTTGGCCTGGCAGGTTGATCTGGCAGATGGAATGGTTGGTGATTTCCCAGTGGAAGTGGCCGAGGAATTTTTCCGGGCTTTTGCCGTCAATGCCGGATTGACAGTACATATCCGCCTGCTGGCCGGGAAAAACAGGCATCATGTACTGGAAGCGGTTTTTAAGGCTTTTGGCCGCGCTTTGGGCCTGGCCGCGGGAAAAAACCGTTTTGATCAGGATGTGCCGTCAACAAAAGGGGTTCTATGA
- the hisG gene encoding ATP phosphoribosyltransferase — protein MAQNDLTIALPKGKLLVDSLNLLQKAGLRCEHVGEDSRQLTFDLPEDGARIIICRPTDIPTYVEYGAADIGFVGKDTLLEQNCDVAELLDLKFGFCRFMVAMPEESLPPRLADGSYDLSGLNHKRVATKFPRVAQMFFSEKGMQVTPIKLHGNIELAPRVGLAEMIMDIVSTGTTLRLNRLIEVAPIMEATTRLIANRVSYRMNYERIQGLCTKIRDLLEDLGDPAAGGEKEQ, from the coding sequence GTGGCTCAAAATGATTTAACCATAGCCCTTCCGAAGGGCAAACTGCTGGTTGATTCCCTGAACCTGCTCCAGAAAGCCGGATTGCGCTGCGAACATGTCGGCGAGGATTCCCGGCAATTGACCTTTGACCTGCCCGAGGACGGGGCCAGGATCATCATCTGCCGTCCGACCGATATTCCCACCTATGTGGAATATGGCGCGGCGGATATCGGTTTTGTGGGGAAGGATACTCTGCTTGAACAAAATTGTGATGTGGCTGAGCTTCTTGATTTGAAATTTGGATTTTGCCGTTTTATGGTGGCGATGCCGGAAGAGTCTCTTCCGCCGAGGCTGGCGGACGGCAGCTACGATTTGAGCGGGCTGAACCATAAAAGGGTAGCCACCAAATTTCCGCGTGTCGCGCAAATGTTCTTCAGTGAAAAAGGGATGCAGGTGACACCGATCAAGCTGCACGGCAATATTGAGCTGGCTCCGAGAGTAGGCCTGGCGGAGATGATCATGGATATTGTCTCCACCGGCACGACCCTGAGACTGAACAGGCTGATTGAGGTCGCCCCAATCATGGAAGCAACCACCAGACTGATTGCCAACAGGGTTTCTTACCGGATGAACTATGAACGGATCCAGGGACTATGCACAAAGATCAGGGACTTGCTTGAAGATCTCGGCGATCCGGCCGCCGGAGGGGAGAAGGAGCAATGA
- the hisC gene encoding histidinol-phosphate transaminase, translating to MMERFLRPEIAALRPYESVVVPGNVKMDANENPFPWPRGMKEELLAEVVEWNRYPDGTAAELRERIAAYAGTERENILVGNGSDELIQILLHTFAGPGKTMLIHPPTFSMYAAAARITGTRVAEVPLLGGSRLDLPQMLKACAADSSIKLIIVCNPNNPTGAQFAREDVLELLKETDALVLVDEAYAEFSGESMLPLIDTYPKLLVMRTFSKAFGMAALRLGYLAANQELTGYLNRVRQPFNVNSFSQKAGIIALKYLDEYQDQVEIIKNEVKLLYNGLREIPRFSVLPTRANFVLVQTEEAPVIVGKLGQAGYSVRNLGRLPGLGACFRLSPALPQENEQFLRTIKQLTGTNL from the coding sequence ATGATGGAAAGGTTTTTACGCCCGGAAATCGCCGCCTTAAGGCCTTATGAATCGGTGGTTGTACCTGGGAATGTGAAGATGGATGCCAATGAGAACCCTTTTCCCTGGCCCCGGGGCATGAAGGAGGAGCTGCTGGCAGAGGTTGTGGAGTGGAACAGATATCCGGACGGGACAGCGGCGGAGCTGCGGGAACGGATCGCCGCCTATGCCGGGACGGAGAGGGAGAATATCTTGGTGGGCAATGGTTCGGACGAGCTGATTCAGATTTTGCTGCATACGTTTGCCGGACCGGGAAAGACCATGCTGATTCATCCTCCGACATTCAGTATGTATGCCGCCGCAGCGCGGATCACCGGGACAAGGGTGGCGGAAGTCCCCCTTTTGGGAGGAAGCCGGCTGGACCTGCCGCAAATGCTGAAAGCCTGTGCCGCAGACAGCAGCATAAAGCTCATTATTGTCTGCAATCCCAATAATCCCACAGGCGCCCAGTTCGCCAGGGAGGATGTCCTGGAACTGCTGAAGGAAACGGATGCGCTGGTGCTTGTGGATGAAGCATATGCCGAGTTTTCCGGTGAAAGTATGCTGCCGCTCATTGATACCTATCCCAAGCTCCTGGTTATGCGCACTTTTTCCAAGGCTTTCGGCATGGCGGCTTTAAGACTGGGCTACCTGGCGGCCAATCAGGAGCTGACCGGCTATTTGAACAGGGTGCGCCAGCCTTTTAATGTCAATTCTTTTTCCCAAAAGGCGGGGATCATTGCCCTCAAGTATCTTGATGAATATCAGGACCAGGTTGAAATCATCAAAAATGAGGTCAAACTGCTGTATAATGGGTTAAGGGAAATACCCCGGTTTTCGGTGTTGCCGACCAGGGCCAATTTTGTTCTTGTTCAGACTGAGGAGGCTCCGGTTATCGTGGGAAAGCTGGGTCAGGCCGGCTATTCGGTCCGCAATCTCGGCCGGTTGCCCGGACTGGGAGCCTGTTTTCGTTTAAGTCCGGCTTTGCCGCAGGAAAATGAACAGTTTTTGCGAACGATAAAACAATTGACCGGAACGAACCTTTGA
- the hisZ gene encoding ATP phosphoribosyltransferase regulatory subunit — protein MERSALGLKIPEGMRDRLPEELALLEELELKGIGLLKSWSYRKVLTPALEYKACVEPDPNQQDDLFKFFNQDGQIIALRPEFTTPIARMLTTGKTEALLPLRLCYSGDVFRNDPSRYREFRQIGVELVGSGVDLADAEVIALAMELMKALQAGGFQLNLGHMGIFTGLVEEFQIEDELRLELEDGIGRKDMVKLEKTVSQSSLPDLCKQFMLSMPHLTGREDVLEKLEGWCAIPTIRRAVETLRTIFVFLQEFGVRNSVQLDLGILRGFSYYTGTIFEGYIPGMGVPVLEGGRYDRLYADFGRNLPATGFAVNLDMIAEQIEEFELDSVDVLVFGQSPSDVIKRTRELRKGGKKVEMALDFISEQDALRVASQKGIVDVENVSKFRKRG, from the coding sequence ATGGAGCGTTCAGCTTTGGGATTGAAGATACCGGAAGGGATGAGAGACAGGCTTCCCGAAGAGCTGGCTCTTTTAGAGGAATTGGAACTGAAGGGGATTGGCTTGCTGAAAAGCTGGTCATACAGAAAGGTGTTAACACCGGCCCTCGAATATAAGGCCTGTGTCGAGCCGGACCCCAATCAGCAGGATGATCTTTTTAAATTTTTTAATCAGGACGGGCAGATTATCGCTTTAAGGCCGGAATTTACAACTCCGATTGCCCGGATGCTGACAACCGGAAAAACGGAAGCTTTGCTTCCTCTGCGTCTCTGTTACAGCGGGGATGTTTTCAGGAATGATCCTTCACGCTACCGGGAATTCCGGCAGATCGGGGTGGAACTGGTCGGTTCCGGGGTTGACCTTGCGGATGCGGAGGTCATTGCACTTGCGATGGAGCTGATGAAGGCTCTGCAAGCCGGCGGGTTTCAGCTCAATCTCGGACATATGGGGATTTTCACCGGCCTGGTCGAGGAGTTTCAGATCGAGGATGAGCTGAGACTGGAGCTTGAGGATGGGATCGGACGCAAGGACATGGTCAAACTGGAGAAGACGGTTTCTCAGAGCAGCCTGCCTGATCTGTGCAAACAATTTATGTTATCCATGCCGCACTTAACCGGCAGAGAAGATGTTTTGGAAAAGCTGGAGGGCTGGTGCGCAATCCCGACAATCCGGAGAGCGGTGGAAACTTTGCGGACCATTTTTGTTTTTCTGCAGGAATTTGGGGTGCGCAATTCCGTCCAGCTTGATCTTGGTATTCTGAGAGGGTTTTCTTATTACACGGGGACAATTTTTGAAGGCTATATCCCGGGGATGGGGGTTCCGGTTTTGGAGGGGGGGCGCTATGACCGCCTGTACGCCGATTTTGGCCGTAATTTGCCGGCGACCGGTTTTGCCGTAAATCTGGATATGATTGCCGAACAGATTGAAGAATTTGAACTGGACAGTGTGGATGTCCTCGTTTTCGGACAGTCTCCAAGTGATGTGATCAAACGGACCCGTGAATTGCGCAAGGGCGGCAAAAAAGTGGAGATGGCCCTGGATTTTATCAGTGAACAGGATGCCTTAAGGGTGGCTTCCCAAAAAGGGATAGTTGATGTGGAGAATGTCAGTAAATTTCGGAAACGCGGTTAG